A genomic stretch from Thalassophryne amazonica chromosome 18, fThaAma1.1, whole genome shotgun sequence includes:
- the LOC117531074 gene encoding uncharacterized protein LOC117531074 has protein sequence MRTSRDREMAIPRMFNSNTPFIIVTGGSELSFLGKEASPGCEDGKETLFQAIAPHLSWVMQQGTAKPVNTQDQNVCDENPSVSIVAQAEREDFQEFSPTVTQQPYSRSQLLKKHRCFAREPALLSDSEDDDSAEVDELSQHHLQWKPRRKTRTTRCNRDDGEERPVIRGLWVQEIDWFTSVDAAVTSSSKITPPPQFRDVTPHTCSRGGCSLRAEPYSNLSDGGVSASCCIRGFDDVAPLEGLYRAINTSDSSSTDDGGGSDSDCGLQEDSESVWTHESESDSCSCVGGECDPEYALKRGCCSRRVADSSGVEASMSEGTFELMDVSGFDYPTSQAEWDSDPNSRWRPVPDDVSSYVETSACTQQSLLGNLDSTSTPSTESGSLCNFEATLSSLRGRVTAMPKIFASPFFKDIMRQIVTERNISAPANEGLVFHDQLVPTACQYREGEDYCIDYHIHSGSYGDVFCVRDKKTGFKCAAKKIPLSHFSREELSTWSALDSPRVVELFGAVREGPNIVLFMDLKPACLAQLLKEMNTLPEDLALHYLHQALGALEHLHCRQVLHLDVKVDNVLLSADCRDTFLCDFGLSEMLDHSGQSTKTFRRPAFPGTETHMAPEVARGDKICAKADVWSSCCMLLHMLNGCPPWTRYYSHPLCLQIATEPPPLWEVPSNCNNFTAKVFRAGLQKVPDKRASAKQLRRETTKALRAVGGLNLSSVRSACEKLYHGTNRSEDDSCTSSSASPITSVKPSTAPSVPTMQWVSPWRTRAVNEDSSGWDGCESELDQSCQMDRDFLTKEFESQPKSLRDVTDEQFWETGCDSEIDIYVGEEEYNQRKWLKNDKDYEGDWEEDEEEDWDSSVSTEYFHALRGLFPLLQKGQVTTFNSWGSEKELEYLRDGDVVYNAVPSPEPRENPPSCFSCSEASQVDASEKDSDSSSDDLSSGVFSSCNSQADGHVEWVTLAKQPFCLEGVDIWIENVQGECLRIREQRQVKVGHVAVGISDQISRKVFTLETLDRKLVSFDQEIQDSCLWFRCVPAPDRCQRWRWRVRDGKLELRELD, from the exons GAGAAGACTTTCAGGAGTTCAGCCCTACCGTCACACAGCAACCTTACTCAAGATCTCAGCTCCTTAAAAAACACAG ATGTTTTGCCAGAGAACCTGCACTGTTAAGTGACTCAGAAGATGATGACTCTGCCGAGGTTGATGAGCTCTCACAGCACCACCTTCAGTGGAAACCCCGCAGGAAAACCAGAACAACAAGATGCAATCGAGACGATGGAGAAGAACGCCCAGTCATCCGGGGGCTGTGGGTGCAGGAGATTGATTGGTTTACATCGGTGGACGCAGCAGTGACATCATCCTCTAAGATCACACCTCCTCCTCAGTTTAGAGACGTGACCCCGCACACCTGCAGCCGTGGAGGCTGTAGTCTGAGGGCGGAGCCTTACTCTAACTTAAGTGACGGAGGAGTGTCGGCGTCTTGTTGTATCAGGGGATTTGATGACGTGGCACCATTAGAGGGTCTTTACAGAGCAATAAATACCTCTGACTCATCCAGCACTGATGATGGGGGAGGATCAGACTCTGACTGTGGCCTGCAGGAGGACTCTGAATCCGTTTGGACTCACGAAAGTGAATCAGACTCATGTTCCTGTGTAGGTGGAGAATGTGACCCTGAATACGCCCTGAAGAGGGGCTGCTGCAGCCGACGTGTTGCAGATAGTTCCGGAGTTGAAGCCAGCATGTCAGAGGGGACCTTTGAGCTGATGGATGTGTCTGGCTTTGACTACCCCACTTCACAGGCTGAGTGGGATTCTGATCCTAACTCCAGGTGGAGGCCTGTACCTGATGATGTCAGTAGTTACGTAGAGACATCTGCTTGCACACAGCAGAGCCTCCTGGGAAATTTAGACTCTACGTCTACCCCCAGCACTGAGTCTGGATCACTATGTAACTTTGAGGCCACACTCAGCAGCCTGAGAGGTAGAGTGACAGCGATGCCGAAGATCTTTGCTTCACCTTTCTTCAAAGATATCATGAGACAGATCGTCACCGAAAGGAACATCAGCGCCCCTGCCAATGAAGGCCTTGTGTTTCATGAT CAACTCGTACCCACTGCGTGTCAGTACCGAGAGGGAGAGGATTACTGCATCGATTACCACATCCACAGTGGCTCCTACGGTGACGTGTTCTGTGTACGAGACAAAAAAACTGGATTTAAATGTGCGGCCAAGAAG ATTCCACTGAGTCACTTCAGCCGCGAGGAGCTGAGCACGTGGAGCGCTCTGGACTCTCCTCGAGTGGTGGAACTTTTTGGAGCTGTGAGGGAGGGACCCAACATCGTGCTGTTCATGGACCTGAAGCCAG CATGTTTGGCCCAATTGCTAAAAGAAATGAACACCCTACCTGAAGATTTGGCACTGCACTACCTGCATCAGGCACTGGGGGCACTGGAACACCTGCATTGTCGGCAGGTCCTTCACTTGGATGTCAAAG ttgacaatgtgctgctgtCTGCAGACTGCAGAGACACATTCCTCTGTGACTTTGGTCTGTCTGAAATGTTGGACCACAGTGGACAGAGCACCAAGACTTTCAGGA GACCTGCCTTTCCTGGCACAGAGACCCACATGGCCCCTGAAGTGGCACGAGGAGATAAGATCTGTGCCAAAGCCGACGTGTGGAGCAGCTGTTGCATGCTGTTGCACATGCTCAACGGATGTCCACCCTGGACGCGCTACTACTCCCATCCGCTGTGTCTGCAG ATTGCCACCGAGCCTCCACCTTTGTGGGAGGTGCCCTCCAACTGTAACAACTTCACAGCCAAAGTGTTCAGGGCTGGTCTGCAGAAGGTCCCCGATAAACGAGCCTCGGCCAAGCAGCTCAGGAGGGAAACCACGAAGGCGCTCAGAGCAG TTGGAGGTCTGAATCTCTCGTCTGTCAGGAGTGCCTGTGAGAAACTGTATCATGGTACGAATCGGAGTGAAGACGACTCGTGCACTTCATCCAGCGCAAGTCCCATTACCTCAGTTAAACCGTCCACTGCTCCTTCAGTGCCCACAATGCAGTGGGTGAGCCCCTGGAGAACGAGGGCAGTGAATGAGGACAGTAGCGGCTGGGATGGTTGTGAGTCAGAATTGGACCAAAGCTGTCAAATGGACAGAGATTTTCTGACTAAGGAATTTGAATCCCAGCCAAAGTCACTGCGTGATGTGACAGATGAGCAATTCTGGGAAACGGGGTGCGATTCCGAAATTGATATCTACGTGGGAGAGGAGGAATATAATCAGAGGAAGTGGTTGAAAAATGACAAGGACTATGAGGGTGATTGGGAAGAAGATGAAGAGGAAGACTGGGACTCTTCCGTGTCCACAGAGTATTTCCATGCTCTCAGAGGCCTTTTCCCTTTACTGCAAAAAGGTCAAGTGACAACTTTCAATTCATGGGGATCTGAAAAAGAACTGGAATATCTCAGAGATG GTGACGTTGTGTACAACGCAGTCCCCTCCCCTGAGCCCCGGGAAAACCCTCCATCCTGTTTCAGCTGCTCAGAGGCTTCACAGGTTGATGCCTCAGAAAAG GACTCGGACAGTTCTTCTGATGACCTCAGCTCTGGAGTCTTTTCCTCCTGTAACAGTCAGGCAGACGGCCACGTGGAATGGGTGACCTTGGCAAAGCAGCCCTTCTGTTTGGAAG GTGTTGACATCTGGATCGAGAATGTTCAGGGGGAGTGTCTGAGGATTCGGGAACAACGGCAGGTCAAAGTCGGACATGTTGCTGTAGGTATTAGTGATCAG ATCTCACGGAAAGTGTTCACTTTGGAGACACTGGACAGAAAGTTGGTGTCTTTTGATCAAGAGATCCAAGATTCCTGCCTATGGTTCCGTTGTGTCCCAGCCCCAGACAGATGCCAGCGCTGGAGGTGGAGGGTCAGGGATGGGAAGCTGGAACTGCGAGAGTTGGACTGA